A genome region from Frankineae bacterium MT45 includes the following:
- a CDS encoding ketol-acid reductoisomerase — MAVEIFYDDDADLSIIQGRKVAVLGYGSQGHAHALSLRDSGVDVRVGLPEGSKSRAKAEEEGLRVLTPSEASAEADVIMVLAPDPAQRKLYAESIEPNLKDGDAIFFGHGFNIRYGYIKPPAGVDVAMVAPKGPGHLVRRQFVDGKGVPVLVAVEQDATGKAFELALSYAAGIGGTRAGAIKTTFTEETETDLFGEQAVLCGGASQLVMYGFEVLTEAGYAPEIAYFECLHELKLIVDLMYEGGIAKQRWSVSDTAEYGDYVSGPRVIDEHVKKNMQAVLADIQDGTFASRFIADQDAGAPEFKALREKGEKHPIEDTGRKLRGLMSWVANDDDYVEGSAQR; from the coding sequence ATGGCTGTGGAGATTTTTTACGACGACGACGCTGACCTGTCGATCATCCAGGGACGCAAGGTGGCTGTGCTCGGCTACGGAAGCCAGGGGCACGCGCACGCGCTCAGCCTGCGTGACTCCGGCGTCGACGTCCGGGTCGGCCTACCGGAGGGCTCGAAGAGCCGGGCCAAGGCTGAGGAGGAGGGCCTGCGCGTCCTCACCCCGTCCGAGGCTTCGGCTGAGGCCGACGTGATCATGGTGCTTGCACCGGACCCGGCGCAGCGCAAGCTCTACGCCGAGTCGATCGAGCCGAACCTCAAGGATGGCGACGCCATCTTCTTCGGCCACGGATTCAACATCCGCTACGGCTACATCAAGCCGCCGGCCGGTGTCGACGTGGCCATGGTCGCGCCGAAGGGCCCGGGACACCTGGTCCGTCGCCAGTTCGTCGACGGCAAGGGCGTTCCGGTCCTGGTCGCGGTGGAGCAGGACGCGACCGGCAAGGCCTTCGAACTCGCCCTCTCCTACGCGGCGGGCATCGGCGGCACCCGGGCCGGCGCCATCAAGACCACCTTCACCGAGGAGACCGAGACCGACCTCTTCGGCGAGCAGGCCGTCCTCTGCGGCGGTGCGTCCCAGCTGGTGATGTATGGCTTCGAGGTGCTCACCGAGGCCGGCTACGCGCCGGAGATCGCCTACTTCGAGTGCCTGCACGAGCTGAAGCTGATCGTCGACCTGATGTACGAGGGCGGCATCGCCAAGCAGCGCTGGTCGGTCTCGGACACCGCTGAGTACGGCGACTACGTCTCCGGTCCGCGGGTCATCGACGAGCACGTCAAGAAGAACATGCAGGCTGTCCTCGCCGACATCCAGGACGGCACCTTCGCGTCGCGCTTCATCGCCGACCAGGATGCCGGCGCGCCCGAGTTCAAGGCGCTCCGCGAGAAGGGTGAGAAGCACCCGATCGAGGACACCGGACGCAAGCTGCGTGGCCTGATGAGCTGGGTCGCCAACGACGACGACTACGTCGAGGGCAGCGCGCAGCGCTAG
- a CDS encoding benzoate membrane transport protein: MTGPDTESATTPHSDRFAPLSAGLVTALVGFTSSFTVVLAGLRAVGASQQQAASGLLALSLTMGMLGISLSLRHRIPISIAWSTPGAALLGATGKLPGGFPTAVAGFLICGALILISGLFAPLRRLVEAVPSAIANALLAGVLLELCLAPVTTLVHHPGLTWPIILTWALLYRFARRWAVPAAMMVAIGAILVSAHQRGAKFGSFSPTLALTAPHFAPAAVTLGISLFVVTMASQNLPGVTVLQTFGYQAPLASVLRATGVGTLLCAAFGGQAVNLAAISAALCVGPDGGRDPQRRWRAAAVAGGGYVVLGLLAGVLASLVVVAPSGLVETVAGLALLATLANSLSVAMAEPSTREPAILTFLVTASGITVAKIGAPFWGLVAGLALLFVLTYKKGPPHQTGETAPSESN; the protein is encoded by the coding sequence ATGACCGGGCCCGACACCGAATCAGCGACCACGCCTCACAGCGATCGATTCGCTCCCCTCAGCGCCGGACTGGTCACCGCGCTCGTCGGCTTCACCAGCTCCTTCACCGTGGTGCTGGCCGGGCTGCGGGCCGTCGGCGCCTCCCAGCAGCAGGCCGCCTCCGGACTCCTCGCCCTGAGCCTCACCATGGGCATGCTCGGCATCAGCCTGAGTCTGCGACACCGGATCCCGATCAGCATCGCCTGGTCCACGCCGGGTGCTGCCCTCCTCGGAGCCACCGGGAAGCTCCCCGGCGGTTTCCCGACCGCCGTCGCCGGATTCCTGATCTGCGGCGCCCTCATCCTCATCAGCGGCCTCTTCGCACCACTGCGCCGCCTGGTCGAGGCGGTCCCTTCAGCGATCGCCAACGCCCTGCTGGCCGGAGTTCTTCTGGAGCTCTGCCTGGCGCCGGTGACGACACTCGTCCACCACCCCGGCCTGACCTGGCCGATCATCCTCACCTGGGCGCTGCTCTACCGGTTCGCGCGGCGCTGGGCGGTTCCGGCCGCCATGATGGTGGCGATCGGCGCCATCCTGGTCTCGGCCCATCAACGGGGAGCGAAGTTCGGATCCTTCTCCCCCACCCTGGCCCTCACCGCGCCGCACTTCGCGCCGGCCGCTGTCACCCTCGGCATCTCGCTCTTCGTGGTCACGATGGCGTCGCAGAATCTGCCGGGGGTGACCGTGCTGCAGACCTTCGGCTACCAGGCTCCGCTCGCGTCGGTGCTGCGGGCCACCGGCGTCGGGACCCTGCTCTGCGCGGCCTTCGGCGGGCAGGCGGTGAATCTCGCGGCCATCAGCGCTGCGCTCTGCGTCGGCCCGGACGGCGGACGCGACCCGCAGCGGCGCTGGCGGGCAGCGGCCGTGGCCGGCGGCGGGTACGTCGTGCTCGGACTGCTGGCCGGTGTGCTCGCCTCCCTGGTTGTGGTGGCCCCGTCCGGACTGGTCGAGACGGTAGCTGGACTTGCCCTGCTGGCCACCCTGGCCAACTCACTCAGCGTGGCCATGGCCGAACCATCGACGCGAGAACCCGCGATCCTGACCTTCCTGGTGACCGCCTCGGGAATCACGGTCGCCAAGATCGGTGCCCCGTTCTGGGGCCTCGTCGCCGGTCTCGCCCTGCTCTTCGTCCTCACGTATAAGAAGGGGCCGCCCCACCAGACTGGTGAGACGGCCCCTTCCGAGAGCAACTGA
- a CDS encoding acetolactate synthase, small subunit gives MSRHTLSVLVENKPGVLVRVSGLFSRRGFNIESLAVGPTERPEVSRITIVVNAEGDIVEQVTKQLNKLINVLKIVELEPANAVSRELLLVKVRADDTTRRSVLETVELFKAKVADVGPDALTVELTGRPDKLNAMLQMLEPYGIREMVQSGTVALARGPRSMTQAPLRSVERTA, from the coding sequence ATGAGTAGGCACACGCTCTCCGTCCTGGTCGAGAACAAGCCAGGTGTGCTCGTACGCGTATCCGGTCTGTTCAGCAGGCGCGGCTTCAACATCGAGTCCCTGGCGGTCGGCCCCACCGAGCGCCCCGAGGTCAGCCGGATCACGATCGTCGTCAACGCCGAGGGTGACATCGTCGAGCAGGTCACCAAGCAGCTCAACAAGCTGATCAACGTCCTCAAGATCGTTGAGCTGGAGCCGGCCAACGCCGTATCCAGAGAGTTGCTGCTGGTGAAGGTTCGCGCCGATGACACGACGCGCCGGAGCGTGCTCGAGACGGTCGAGCTCTTCAAGGCCAAGGTCGCCGATGTCGGCCCGGACGCGCTCACCGTCGAGTTGACCGGGCGGCCGGACAAGCTCAACGCCATGCTGCAGATGCTCGAGCCGTACGGCATCCGCGAGATGGTTCAGTCGGGCACGGTAGCGCTGGCCCGCGGGCCGAGATCGATGACCCAGGCACCACTGCGCTCGGTGGAACGTACCGCCTAG
- a CDS encoding aspartate racemase: MSELTRVGLLAGMSWQSSQQYYRRLNELVGERVGGYASAPVTLHSVDFAEIHELQVAGDWDAQGQLLNRAALALQAGGVGAVALATNTLHLVAEQISAGLEVPFIDLIDVVGERVAATGTQTVGLLATGYTMRSDLYARRFAKFGVEVLVPEPDDLELVHQIIYNELVKGVITPDSRARYLEVIGRLTDRGATGVILGCTEIPLLLQQSDTPIPLFDTTELHCQVLADIIVNGAQQ, encoded by the coding sequence ATGTCTGAGCTGACCCGAGTCGGGCTGCTGGCCGGTATGAGCTGGCAGTCCAGCCAGCAGTACTACCGGCGGCTGAACGAACTCGTCGGCGAGCGGGTGGGCGGCTACGCCAGCGCACCGGTGACCCTGCACTCGGTCGACTTCGCCGAGATCCACGAGCTTCAGGTCGCGGGCGACTGGGACGCTCAGGGTCAGCTGTTGAACCGGGCGGCCTTGGCGCTGCAGGCCGGCGGCGTCGGCGCGGTGGCGCTGGCCACCAACACGCTGCATCTGGTCGCCGAGCAGATCAGCGCCGGACTGGAAGTGCCGTTCATCGACCTGATCGACGTGGTCGGGGAGCGGGTGGCGGCCACCGGCACCCAGACGGTCGGCCTGCTGGCGACCGGCTACACCATGCGCAGTGATCTCTACGCCCGCCGGTTCGCCAAATTCGGCGTGGAGGTGCTGGTTCCTGAGCCCGACGATCTCGAGCTCGTGCACCAGATCATCTACAACGAGCTGGTGAAGGGAGTCATCACCCCTGACTCCCGAGCCCGCTACCTCGAGGTGATCGGTCGGCTGACCGACCGTGGCGCCACCGGCGTCATCCTCGGCTGCACGGAGATCCCGCTGCTGCTGCAACAGAGCGACACCCCGATCCCGCTCTTCGACACCACCGAACTGCACTGCCAGGTACTGGCAGACATCATCGTCAATGGAGCCCAACAATGA